The nucleotide window GAGTAGGCGAACATCCCCAGCAACGGCAGGAAGATGAAGATGTTGAAGATCGTCTCGGGCGTCTTCGGCATCCGGTCCTGGGTCGGAGGCTGCGGGATCGTCGGGACGTCCCCGGCGAGCTGCAGAAGCAGGTGCATGATTCTCCCTCGCGTCTATCAGATGCAGTTGAACTTGGTGCCCTGGGGCGCGAAGAAGCCGCGCTTGTCAAAGGCCATGGGGGCGTAGCAGAAGTTCTCCGGCGCATGCGCTTCGCCGAAGGTGTACGTGGTCGGCGGGATCAGCCCACCGAGGGTTTCGGACTTCACCAGGCCGAGGCCCTTGTAGATCAGCGCCCGGGTCAGCGGCGCGGTGCGCGCCGAGGGACCGAGCAGGTCCACCACGCGCTCAAGCATGGTCGCGCAGGACCAGGCCAGCGCGCTGGACGCCTCGATGCGCACGGTGGGGGCGTAGCGGGCCATCGCGGTGCGGAACAACTTCTCGCCGAGAATGTCCGCGCCCTGGGAGAACGGGAACACCGGCGCGGCCATGGACAGCGTGGCGTTCTGCAGGTTGGTGTCCGATGGGTCGAAGCCGGCCTGGCTGGCGGTGATGGCGATGGGCACGGCCAGCCCGACGGTGGCGCAGGACCGGGCGGTGCGGGAGACGCCACCGGCGTCACCGGCGAAGATCAGCGCCTGCACGCCCGCGGTCTTCGCGGCCTGACAGGCGGAGGTGAAGTCGTTCTGGGTCAGCGAGATCTGCGTCTCGTACGCGATGTCCATGCCGAACTTCTTGGCGTAGCCATCTTTGTCCAGGGTGTCGCGGAACGCCGTGCACGCGGTGGACTCGACGCAGTAGAAGATGCCGAGCTTCTTCACACCCTGCTTCGCCAACGCTTGCACGGAGCCGGCGAACTGCGCGCGCTCGTTTCCGCCCACCGGGAACAAGTCCGGGGACAGGCGCCAGTCCGGGGTGACCTGGTCGCCGCCGATGGCGGCGATGTGCATGCTCTCCACGCCCTTGCGGAAGCCCTGCACGTCCAGCGGGGCGTAGTTGGCGACCAGGGCAACGGCGTTGCGCTGCTGCACCATCTCCTTGACCGCGGCCTCACTGCGCGCCGGGTCGGAGGCGGTGTCCTTCTGGAACAGGGTGACCGGGTGGCAGCCGATACCGCCGCGCAGGTTCACGTCGCGCACCCACACCGGCAGCACATTGAGCGCGCCCTGGTTGTTCGCACCGACCAGGCCGGAGAAAGCGCCGACCTGACCGATGACCACCGGCGGGCCCTGGGTGGTGCAGCCGACGGCGACCGCGGGCGCCGGCTTCCCCGCGGTGGCGCCCGCCTTTGCCTGCCGCGCCTTCGGCCCGACGACCGGCGTGGTCGTCGCGGCGGCGGGTGCAGCAACCGCGGCGGGGGCCGAGTCATCGCTTCTTGTTCCGGCGTTTTGGGCTATCGGAGCCCCGGGATAGCCCGAAACGCCGGACGAAGATGTGGTGGTGGTGGTGGTGGGAGTTTCGGCGGCCGCGTGCTCCAGGGCGGCGACGCGACCGTTCAGGTCGCCGCCCTCGGCGGCGACGATCTGCGCGGAGTCCACCCGCGAGCCGCCGCAGGCGGGCAGCAGGAAGCCGGCCACGACGAGCACCACGCCGACGCGCAGCGCCCGGCTGCGACGGTGGAACATCTGACGCTCCTTCATGACAGCGCCTCCCGGGTCGTGAACGACGGCGCCGCCAACCGGGCGCCGGCCGGACCGCTGCGGCCCAGGCGGTGCGCGGAGGAGCGCACACCGCGGGCGAGCAGGGCCGAGCCCCGGGTCGGCAGGTCGACCGCGGACAACACCGCGGCGACGCCGAAGGCCAATTGGAACCACAGCGCGGTGCGTGCCCCGTCGAAGTAGACGAGCGGGATCACACTGATCACCGGAGCGACCACCGCGGCGGACAAGGTGCCGGGACCGGCCAGCGACAGCACGGCCAGGATCACCATCGAGTTCACGTAGTTGTAGGAGTCGGCGGACACCGAGGAGAACACGCACGCACCGAGCGCCCCGGACAGCGCGGCCAACGCGGCGCTGACGCAGAACACCAGGGTGCGGGTGATGTTGACGCCGGCCCCCAGGGTGGACAACGCGACCGGGGAGTCCGCCAGGCCGCGCAGCAACCGACCCAGCCGGGATCCCTCGAGCACGCCCACCCCGATCAGCGCCAGCACACACACGGCCAGCACCAGGTAGTAGTACTGCGTGTCGCCGTCCAGCGCGGCCGGGCGGCGGGTGGTGTGCCCGCGGGTGCCGAAGAAGAAGCTCTTGCCGTACATGTACTGGGCGAGCAGGATGCCGAAACCCAGCGTGGCCAGGCCCAGGTACAGCCCGGACAGCCGGATCGCCGGGATGGCCACCACCGCGCCCACCGGTACCGCGATCAGCGCGGCGACCAGCACGGCCACGCCCCAGGGCAGCCCGTGGTCCAACAACCGGCCCACCGCGGCGCCGCCGATGGCCGCGAAACCCACCTGGCACAGGGAAATCTGCCCGGAGACGCGGACCAACAGCACCAGGGAGAGGAACAGCAGCACCTGGGTGCCGGCCACCGTGTAGGAAGTGCCGTGCACGCCCCAATAGGACGGTGCGGCGAACGCCGCGACGGCCAGCACGGCCCAGCCGATCAACTGCGTCTTGGGGTTGGGCCGGTGGCCGCGCGGCTTCGGGCGCACCTTGCCACCGAGTTCGGCGAGTTTGTGCCGCGGCAGCACGATCAGCACCACGAACAGCACCAAGAACGGGGTGTTCACATCCAGGCCGTGCATCCAGGAGTGGTGCACCGCGGACTTGGACAGCAGCGCCTGCAGCACGCCGACCGCGAGGCCACCGGCGTAGGCCAGCGGCAGGCTGGTGAACGCGCCGATGGCGGCGGCGCCGAAGGCCTGCACCACCAGCAGGGACAGCAGGGTGACGTCGAGTTGCTGCTGCGCGCTGGCCAGCAGGATGCCGGACACCGCGGCGAACGAGCAGCCGATCAGCCAGGAGAACCGACGCACCCGGGCCGGCGCGACCCCGGTGAGGGAGAGCAGCGCAGGGTCGTCCACCACGCCGCGCATGCCGCGCCCGAGCCGGGACCGGGAGAAGAACAGGTACAGCGCGACCGCGGAGCTCAATCCGAACACGACCACCACCACGTTCTCCGTGGTGACGTGCACGCCGGAAACAGTGAACGCGGTGTGCGGGGTGAGCAACGGTTCGAAGGTACGCGCGGACGGGCCGTAGAGCAGTGCGGCGAGCGCCGGGATGGCGACGACCAATCCGACGGTGGCCACCAGCTTTGCCCCGGTCGGTGCGCCGGCCAGGCAGCGGGCCAGTTGCTCCATGATCAATCCGGCCACCACACCGAAGCCGAGCACGGCGACCGCCGCGGCCAGCGGCCAGACCAGACCGTGTTCCTGACGCAGCTGGTGGAACACCACCGCGGCCGCGGCTGCCACCGCACCGTGCCCGACGTTGAGCACACCGGAGGTCTTGTAGGTGAGCACGAGGCCCATCGCCGCGATGCCATACACCGACCCGACGACGACGCCGATGACCAGGAACGGAACGTACGCGCTCACCGCTCGTCCCTCGCGGTGGTGTTGATTGAGAGCTCGCTGCGCTCACCGGCGCACACCCCGCACGCGACGAGGTCCAGGTCCCCGGCGGTCAGCGCGCGCATGTCCTTGCCCGCCACCAGCAGGCAATCCGGGGCGTGGTGGTGACGCATACCGACCCGGGTGACCCGGCCCGCGGCGGGCCCGGCGGCCCGCGCCGGCGCGCGCAGTCGGTCCCGGCGGGCCTTGACCGCCAGCAGCACCGCGCGGTGCTCGGCGCGCACCCTGCGCAGGCCCAGGCCCAACCAAATACCGATGCCTGTGCAGGCCACCGTCACGCCGAGGACCGCCAGCGCGGTCCAGCGCACCTGCTCGGTCCAGTCCACCGTGCCACCCGCGCCGTACCAGGCGATGCCGAGGATGACCACCGCCACGGTCAGCGCCAGCGCCACGAAGCGGTGCTCCCCCGGCCGCCACGGCGTCGTGGCGCGGACGTCGGCCGTCCCGGTGCGCCGGGCCGCCCGGGCCGGCATCACCTGACGAGCCATCAGGCCGGTGGAAGTCACGAAGAAACCCGCCCGGTGGCCGCGGCCTCGGCGTCGGCCAGTTCCTGGCGCAGCGAACGCAGCTCACGCCACTCGTCGCGCAGGTCGGCGGACACCCACATCATCCCGGCCACCGCGCACAACACCACGCCCAGCGCGCCGGCGGAGATGAAGTACGGCAACTGCTGGGCCACGTGCGGGGTGCCGCTGATACCGACGTAACCGTTGATCAGCACAACCGCCGCCGCGATCAGAGCGCCGACCGCGATCGCGCGGTCCCACTGCGCCTTCAGGTACGTGATCAAGTTGCTCATCGACACACCTCGTTCCTCGGTGCGCCGATGAGGCACGACCGCACTGTGCTCATTGATGAGCTCGCGGGCTCGCTCATGGGCGCACCCCTCGCGCGACAACGATGCGGACGGTGACGACCCCGATCAGGCAGGCGCCGATCAGCGCCAGGTAGGCCCCGCGGGCGCCGCTGCGGTGCAGCGCGAGCGTTGATGCCAGCGGCGTGAACTCACGCGCCGGGCTCTGCGAAATCAACGCGACGGTCGGCACGCCCCCGGGCAACGGCGCCGCCGCCGGCGCGACGACCGGTGCTGCGGGCAGCGCGGCGGGCAGACCGGTACCGGCCACCGGTGAGGCCGGGGCCGCCGCGGTGGGCGGCGCGGCGGGCAGGCCGGAGATGAGCCGCGCGTCGATCAGCGCGTTGGCCTGGCCGATGTCCAGGCGCACCGCCGAGGAGCCCGCGAAGCCGGCCGGGTTCGGCGGTGGCGCGGGCAGCGTCGCGGTCAGCGAGAGCACCGGGGCGAGCACGCCGGTCGCGGTGTCCGTGGCGGCCTGGTAGCTGCCGGTCACCCCGGCCGCGGCCAGCGCGGCGAAGAAGTCCTTGGTGGCGATCGGGATCTCCACGCCGTTCCCGGCGGGCGGCTCGAAATAGAACTGCCCGTTGCGCAGGGCGAAGGAGGGCCCGACCACTGCGCCGCCAGGACCGGCGTTCGGGGTCTGCGACGGCGGGGTGAAGTGCACGCCGGGCACCCGCAGTGCGTCGATCTCCAACGCGCTGCTGCGGGTGAGCTTGCCGTCGGCGTCGGCCGCCACCTTCGCCACGCTGTGAATGCCGTCCAGGGTGACCAGGCCGGCCAGGTCCAGCGCAGACTGGCGGGCCTCGGCCAGCGCGGCCACCGTGCCGTCGTCGGTGTGCTCGATGTGCGCGGTGGACACGTAGCCGGTGGAGGCGCTCAACGACTCGGCGCGGGCATCGGCGACGCGATCGGAGCTCCGCGCGGCCAGTTCGATGCCCGGCGCGCTCACGCTGTTCGGGTCGTCGCCCAGTTCGGCATGCGCGTAGAAGGGGTACTGCGGCAGCGGCGGCGAGCCCGGCACCACCGCGCTGATCAGGCCGGGCAGGCCGACCAGCCCATCGCCGGGGTAGGGGAAGGCGGCCAGCGCGGACGAGCGAGGCAACGAGCTGAGCCGGGCCTCGGCCGCCGGGCCGGAGGCCTCGGGCACCACGCCCAGCGGCGTGTTCCCGCTGGTGTAGGTGACCCGCGCGCCGTAGGCGACCGCGGAGGCGTCGTAGGTGGTCTCCGCCCGCGCCGTGCCGGGCGCCAGGGTCACCGCGCCGAGCACCGCGGCGCCCGCGGCCAGCGCGGCGGCAACGGTCCGAGGTCGCATCAGTGCGCTCCCGTCCCGAGGTAACCGGCGAAGATGGCGTCGCTGTCGACCTCGCCGGGCTCGCCCGCGAAGCCGATCCGGCCGCGGTCGAGCAGGTACACGTAGTCGGCGGCCTCCAGCGCGCGGGTCACGTACTGCTCGACCAGCAGCAGGCTGGTGCCCTCCGCGGCCAGGGCCCGCAGGAACACGAAGATCTCGTCGACAATCTTCGGCGCCAGGCCCATCGAGACCTCGTCCAACAGCACAACCTTGGGCCGCTGCACATAGGCACGCGCCAGCGCGAGCATCTGCTGCTCGCCACCGGACATGGTCCCGGCGATTTGGCTCATTCGCTTGCCCAGCTTGGGGAATGCGCTTGTCGCGCGCTCGAGGGCTTCGCGCTCCTGGCGCGGGCGGGCCTGCAACAGGATGTTGTCCCGCACGCTCATCGTGGGGAACACGCCGCGGCCCTCGGGCACATGGCAGATGCCGCGCGCGACGAGTTGTTCCGGGGCCCGGCCGGTGACGTCGTCCCCGTCCACCAGCAGCCGACCGGCGGTGGGGCGCAGCAGGCCGGAGGCAACGCGCAGCAGCGTGGTCTTGCCCGCGCCGTTCGCGCCGAGCAGGGCGACCACCGAGGACGGCGGCACGGCCACGCTGACCCCGCGCAGCACGGGCACGGCGCCGTAAGCGGCGTGCACGTTCTCCACGAGCAGCATGAAGCCTCCATATGGGTGCGGGCTGCCGCCGTCGGTGGGTTCGCGACACCGATCCGGGGCCCGAAATCTCCCGCTGACCAAAAAGTAGCACTTGCTGTATAACTTCTTCAAGACTGAAAGTTGATTTCAAAAAAGTTCCGTGCCACTCTGTGTCCAGGCGCCGGCGCAGTCCCACCGGCTCTGTTGACCTTTTTTGCTGACGTGACGTCAGATCGCTTCTGTTTAGGGGAGACTCGAACCCATGCTGAGCCGCGGCGCACAGAATGGCGAGGCGGAGGGCCGTACCAGGACCGACCGTCGCCGCGAGCGGACCCGCGGGAAGCTCACCGACGCGACCCGGGAACTGATCGCCGAGAAGGGCGTCGCCGGGCTGCGCATCCAAGAGATCACCGACCGCGCTGATGTCGCGCTGGGCTCGTTCTACAACCACTTCGAGTCCAAGGAGGCCGCTGTCGAAGAAGTGGTCGCGGGCAGCCTGCGGGACATCACCGAGACACTGGCCTCGGACCCGGTGGAGGATGCCGGTGAGTTGGTCAGCACCGCCATCCGGCGCTTCGTCGGCCTGGCGTACACCGACCCGGACTTCGCCCGCCTGGTGGTGCACCTGGACCACGCAGAGGACATTTTCGCGGTGGCCGTGTACCCGGCCGCACGTTCTGCGGTGGAGCGCGGCATCAAGGAGAAACGCTTCAGCGTCCCCGACCTCGACGTCGCCGTCACACTCATCGTCGGCGGCGCGCTGGCCCTGATGCGCAGCATCGTCGACGACCGACTGGGCGCCGGCGCCGACCGGCACTACGCCCAGATCAGCCTGTGTGCGCTCGGGGTACCGGCCACGGACGCCGCCAAGATCGCCCGCCTGCCGCTGCCCCGCTGACCGCTTGCCCACGTCGGAGGACGCCGCAATGAACCAACTGGCCCAGAAGATCTGCCTGCACTTCACGTGGCTGTTCGTGGCTTTGGTCGGCGGCGCGTTCGCGGTGGCCGGCTGGATTCCGCCGTTCTCCCCGAACGGCAGCTTCGAGCAATTGGCGGCCCACTTCCACCACCACCAGAACGTGCGCATCGCCTCGGCGATGTTCTTCTTCGGCGGCGCGTTCTTCGTCTTCCCGTCCGCGGTGTTCGCCGCGCAACTGCGCCGCATCGAGGGTCCGCGCTCGGTCTACGCGCAGG belongs to Sporichthyaceae bacterium and includes:
- a CDS encoding ABC transporter substrate-binding protein is translated as MKERQMFHRRSRALRVGVVLVVAGFLLPACGGSRVDSAQIVAAEGGDLNGRVAALEHAAAETPTTTTTTSSSGVSGYPGAPIAQNAGTRSDDSAPAAVAAPAAATTTPVVGPKARQAKAGATAGKPAPAVAVGCTTQGPPVVIGQVGAFSGLVGANNQGALNVLPVWVRDVNLRGGIGCHPVTLFQKDTASDPARSEAAVKEMVQQRNAVALVANYAPLDVQGFRKGVESMHIAAIGGDQVTPDWRLSPDLFPVGGNERAQFAGSVQALAKQGVKKLGIFYCVESTACTAFRDTLDKDGYAKKFGMDIAYETQISLTQNDFTSACQAAKTAGVQALIFAGDAGGVSRTARSCATVGLAVPIAITASQAGFDPSDTNLQNATLSMAAPVFPFSQGADILGEKLFRTAMARYAPTVRIEASSALAWSCATMLERVVDLLGPSARTAPLTRALIYKGLGLVKSETLGGLIPPTTYTFGEAHAPENFCYAPMAFDKRGFFAPQGTKFNCI
- a CDS encoding ABC transporter permease, with the protein product MSAYVPFLVIGVVVGSVYGIAAMGLVLTYKTSGVLNVGHGAVAAAAAVVFHQLRQEHGLVWPLAAAVAVLGFGVVAGLIMEQLARCLAGAPTGAKLVATVGLVVAIPALAALLYGPSARTFEPLLTPHTAFTVSGVHVTTENVVVVVFGLSSAVALYLFFSRSRLGRGMRGVVDDPALLSLTGVAPARVRRFSWLIGCSFAAVSGILLASAQQQLDVTLLSLLVVQAFGAAAIGAFTSLPLAYAGGLAVGVLQALLSKSAVHHSWMHGLDVNTPFLVLFVVLIVLPRHKLAELGGKVRPKPRGHRPNPKTQLIGWAVLAVAAFAAPSYWGVHGTSYTVAGTQVLLFLSLVLLVRVSGQISLCQVGFAAIGGAAVGRLLDHGLPWGVAVLVAALIAVPVGAVVAIPAIRLSGLYLGLATLGFGILLAQYMYGKSFFFGTRGHTTRRPAALDGDTQYYYLVLAVCVLALIGVGVLEGSRLGRLLRGLADSPVALSTLGAGVNITRTLVFCVSAALAALSGALGACVFSSVSADSYNYVNSMVILAVLSLAGPGTLSAAVVAPVISVIPLVYFDGARTALWFQLAFGVAAVLSAVDLPTRGSALLARGVRSSAHRLGRSGPAGARLAAPSFTTREALS
- a CDS encoding choice-of-anchor P family protein, with protein sequence MRPRTVAAALAAGAAVLGAVTLAPGTARAETTYDASAVAYGARVTYTSGNTPLGVVPEASGPAAEARLSSLPRSSALAAFPYPGDGLVGLPGLISAVVPGSPPLPQYPFYAHAELGDDPNSVSAPGIELAARSSDRVADARAESLSASTGYVSTAHIEHTDDGTVAALAEARQSALDLAGLVTLDGIHSVAKVAADADGKLTRSSALEIDALRVPGVHFTPPSQTPNAGPGGAVVGPSFALRNGQFYFEPPAGNGVEIPIATKDFFAALAAAGVTGSYQAATDTATGVLAPVLSLTATLPAPPPNPAGFAGSSAVRLDIGQANALIDARLISGLPAAPPTAAAPASPVAGTGLPAALPAAPVVAPAAAPLPGGVPTVALISQSPAREFTPLASTLALHRSGARGAYLALIGACLIGVVTVRIVVARGVRP
- a CDS encoding ABC transporter ATP-binding protein gives rise to the protein MLLVENVHAAYGAVPVLRGVSVAVPPSSVVALLGANGAGKTTLLRVASGLLRPTAGRLLVDGDDVTGRAPEQLVARGICHVPEGRGVFPTMSVRDNILLQARPRQEREALERATSAFPKLGKRMSQIAGTMSGGEQQMLALARAYVQRPKVVLLDEVSMGLAPKIVDEIFVFLRALAAEGTSLLLVEQYVTRALEAADYVYLLDRGRIGFAGEPGEVDSDAIFAGYLGTGAH
- a CDS encoding TetR/AcrR family transcriptional regulator, translating into MLSRGAQNGEAEGRTRTDRRRERTRGKLTDATRELIAEKGVAGLRIQEITDRADVALGSFYNHFESKEAAVEEVVAGSLRDITETLASDPVEDAGELVSTAIRRFVGLAYTDPDFARLVVHLDHAEDIFAVAVYPAARSAVERGIKEKRFSVPDLDVAVTLIVGGALALMRSIVDDRLGAGADRHYAQISLCALGVPATDAAKIARLPLPR